In Paraglaciecola sp. T6c, the sequence TTGTAGTGCTTAAAAGGCTAGTTATGCAGAATAGCGGGTCAAACTTAAACAAAGAACAAGCGCTACAGGGCAACCTGTAGCGCTTTTTTATACTTGTTACGCGCTCTTTGCGCAGTTTCGTACACAAAAACTACTGATAGCTTTGCCTAAATTCAGACGGTTTTGTTTCAAATAGCTGGTAAAACTTACGGCTGAAATAACTGGCATCTTGAAAGCCTACTTCTGCGGCAATCACGTTTATGGGTAGGGTGGTTTCCACTAATAAGCGCCTCGCATTTTCTAATCTGACTTGAATAATGTAGTGCCTTGGGGTGAGCCCCAAGTACTTTTTAAACCGTCTCTCAAGGGCGCTTATCGACAGATGCGATAAAGATGCTAGCTCTTGCATAGACAAGTTCTGCATATAGTGCTGGCGAATATGGCTCATAGGGGTTTTGAGAGCGTCCATGCTGTTTAGCGCCACTGAGGTTTTCTCCAAATGGCGCGACGTCCCATACGAGCCGATAATGGTGCCGTCAGCGTCATAAAGTGGGCGTTTTGATGTGGTGAACCAGCACACTTCACCGGATTCAAGCACATTCATTTCAAGACGTTCTGTTACCGTTTCTCCTTTTACCACCCGCTGGTCATCATTTAAAAACTGTTTGGCAATATGCCTTGGGGCAAAATCGGCATCGGTCTGACCAAGCGCTTGTTCAAGTGTGTGAATACCCACGTGCTCCAAAAAGCATTGGTTGGCGTGTATTAATCGACTATGGGTGTCCTTTATCCAAAACAGAATGTCCGGTAGCAGATCAAACATAGATAACAGCTGACTGATATTGCAGCGCTGAATAAATTGCGCGCTTTGTTCACTGCTTATGTGGTGTGTCGTCATGGTGAATGGCTTGCTCGTGTCAAATATTTCCGAAGGCTTAATATAGGTAGATAAGCGCACACTGTATAGTCATAAAGTCTACTCACTATTAGCGTTATAGCGATTTACATTAACAACGTCTCTTTTCAAACGCTGATTTAATCCTAGTTTAATCCGATTTTACGTTATCTGAACTTAACTTATGGTCTTACAATAATTAACACTTAGTTAACTTTATTTCCCTTTTACTGAGCTTATCTAATATTGGTTTGAACTCATGCACAAGATTAACCACTTAGCTAAGAGAAAGACTCGGACTAACCGGGCAATAGTCGCTTTGATTAACAAATTTTGGTGTTAAATTAGTTCACAGCGACTGAACACAATTTTGAAGGTAAAAGCGTTTTCTATGGATAAATGATCAACACGCATTATGGGTGAGGTGTCACAAGACGCCAATCAATCAGGCGATAAAGGCACGCCCATTAAGAGCCCAAAGAAGCGCTCGTTCCTTCTGGGGTTAGGTGCATTAGTCGGGGCTGCTGGCGCTGAAATGCGGCAAGGGCGCATTTAGTTTTTCGCAACGTAAGAAATTACGCAAAATGTAAAATATAGAAAGGAATAGAAATGAAATTAGCAAATTTTACATCACGAGTCGCTCTGATAATGAGTGCCATCGTTATCACCATAACGCTAAGTGGTTGTGATCAAGTTGAAAAACAGAAAAGCGCAAAGAAAGCTTCAGCCATCGAACCTCAAGTGAGTGTGCAGTTATGGTCGGTAAAAGATGAAGTGAAGCGTGATTTCGAAGGAACCCTCACTATATTGGCTGACATGGGCTTTGATGGTGTTGAGTTCGCAGGCGACTTTGGTAAATATGAGCAAAACCCGAAAGCACTGAAAGCATTTCTTGATGGACTGGGTTTAAAAGTCAGCGGCGCGCATATTCCGTTTGAAAAACTAGACGAACAGCAATTTGCTGACACAGTGGCGTTTTATAAAGCTATTGGCTGCGATAGCTTGATAGTACCTTACGACGCTCGAGCGTTTGACGCTCAGCAGGTTAACGCTGTCGTAGCAGATTTGAATCGGTTGTCTGATAAGCTAGCGCCAGAGGGCATAAAGATTGGTTATCACAATCACGAAAAAGAGTTTGATGACTACCAGCAAAGTACCTATTGGGATTACATTGCGCAAAACACCCATAAAAACGTCATTTTGCAGCAAGATGTGGGCTGGACGACCTATGCTGGTAAAGATCCCGTTGAATATGTTAAGCGCTACCCTGGCCGCACTTTTACCACTCATTACAAGGTCAAACTACCGGATGATGCAAAGGGGAAGCTGCCGTTAATTGGTCAAGACACCATAAACTGGCCGAATCTGATTGACGCCAATATGACCGTTGGCGGAACACACTGGCTTGTGGTTGAGCAAGAAGAATATCCTAACGATTTAAGACCGCTAGAAGCGGTTAAAATATCGAAGCAGGGCTTAGCGGAGTTTCTTGACGCGCGCTAGCGTTGAATGGGCGACGCATCTCCAGTAGCCCCGCGTGTGAAATGCATGCTGGGCTCCATTTATGTCCGCTATGGGGTAGGGACAATGGAATCCATAACGGCTTTCAAACCTGGCTTGTTGTCGATGATTTCTTGATGGGTTAACCCCACCATTTCATAGGGTAATATCAACCACTTATCTGAGGTATTAATAAAATAGTCAGGCACCCTGTCAGTACGGTTGTTGGCGGGTTTGAACCAAGGCACCGCGACTTTGAAATCTTTGGGCATATTGCGCTTAGCGCGCGATGATAATTGGTCAAGAACCGCCTTAATACTCAAGCCTGAGCTGTATACGTCATCAACAATCAGCAACTTATCATCTTGATTGAGGTTCTCTAATAGGTACTGCAAACCATGCACTTTAATGCCTTGTTCACTATCAATCATCTGTTGATAACCAGGTTGCCCCTGATAGGAGGTACGAATTGAAATATGGTCAGTCTCAACGCCCAAATACTGCAGGCATTCCTGCACATAAATGCCGACAGTGCTGCCGCCACGCCAAATACCCACCACAAAGTCGGGGCGGTAGTTGCTATTGAATATTTCTACCCCTAGTCTAAATGCGTCTTGGATCAGGGCATCTTCGCTAATAAATGTTTTTTCCATACCTTTGTCCTTAACATCGCGGCTATTACCACGCCAGTTCATCGGTGTCACCGACTGCCAAAAGTCAATAAACTACTCATCTCTCTATGAAGATCGCGTACAATACGCGTTCAATCACTTATTTATCAAGTTTGTGTTAAGCCTATTATGTCTGAAAAAATCTACCTCAGCGCGCAAGATCTGCTAATAGACTCCTTTAGCCTCGGAGCCAAAGTATTTAACGATGGTTTCAAACCCAATTATATCATCGCTATCTGGCGCGGTGGAACGCCCATTGGCGTAGCGGTGCAAGAGATTCTGCAATACTACGGTATTGAGAGCGACCACATTGCGATACGTACATCGTCCTATAGCGGTATCGATGGTAGGGCTAAAGAGGTACGCGTTCATGGAATGAACTATCTCATCAAAAATATTAGAGCAGAAGATCGATTGCTTATTGTTGATGACGTTTTCGATACGGGGTTGACGATTCAAGCGGTTATCAATCACCTCAAAGAAAAAACACGTCTTAACGCCCCTAGTGATATTCGCGTCGCTGTGCCTTACTTTAAACCTACGCGTAACAAAACCGATATGGTTCCCGACTACTATCTGCACGCCACTGAGAGCTGGTTAAAATACCCCCATTCGTTAGAAGGCCTGACAGAAGAAGAAATTGCCAAACACCGACCTGAACTTTACGACATTATAAAAGGTGCCAAAAAGCCGTAAATCAAAGTTATCGGCGATGGTCTATATCACGGCTATTACCTATGGGCTCCATCAACGAAAGCTCGTTGGTTGTCATAGATACAATAAAACGTGCATCTAATGCTGAATATCAACGAGCTTCTTATCGGGTTAATTCATCAAGGGTTTGTTTCAGTTGTTCTAGTTCACAGCGTAACTGAGTCACGGTATCTTCAAGGGCGCAGATGCGTGCTTCTTGAGCGGTATCGTTGGTCGCGACCGTGGTGTTCGAGGCGTTAGGTTGACTGCTTTTACTCGCTATTGCAGGTTCGTGGCTAATGACTTCATTAGTGTCTTTGTAAAATTGCTGAGCGTAGCGTGATTCCCGTTTACCTGGCTCTCGTTCAAGGCGCACCACCAGCTGCTCGCCGTTTACATCCATCAATTCATTTAGGGCTTTTTCGACTTCATCCACATGGGTAAAACCAGCCATACGCTGGGCACGGGTGCGAAGCTCTCCGGGTGTTTGCGGACCGCGTAATAACATCACGCAAATGATGGCTAACTGTTGAGGCGTGAGCTGTAAATCGCTGAATTCTGTATTACAAAAACGATGTTTGTAGCGTGTGGCACGACTGCCGCTTTGCTCAAATATCAAGTTCTTGGCATGTAATTCATCCAGGGTATTTTGTACTTCAAGCTCAGTGAGCTCCATCACTGGTTCACGGTTACTTTTCTGGTTACAGGCTGTGGTCACGCTGTTCAATGAAAGGGGATATTGTTCAGGTGTGGTGACTTCTTTTTCAAGTAGCACCCCGATAACGCGCGCTTGGGACTGGGTTAAGGTAACTAACAAGATAACTCCTTAGAAAATAATTATGCCTTGCAGCGAAGGAAAGCCGGCGAGACAATAAGGTAAATAACGCTTTGGCCTATACGAGTGGCTGAAGTTAAGTATATGAATGAGAGCCATCTTTTGTCGACACCTTTAGTTTTTCACCCCATTTACAGTCAGCTAGATTTACCGTTCAAACATCGCTTTCCCATTGAAAAGTATCAAGCAATTTACGATAAGCTTATCGGCTTAGGTGTCCCCCAAGGCCAATTTCACCAGCCGCACGCGCTCACGCCTAGCCAGTTAAACCGTGTTTACAGTCCTGACTATGTGAATGACCTTACCCGAGGAATGCTGGATCCTAAAGCGATGCGTAGGATTGGTTTCCCTTGGTCTGAGCAGCTGATTGCACGTTCGCTTACAGCGGTAGGGGGGACGGTTTTAACCTCCTCACTTGCCCTTGAGCACGGTAAAGCCCTGAATTTAACTGGTGGGTATCATCATGCGTTCGCAAATTTTGGTTCAGGCTTTTGCTTGTTCAATGATTTGTATTTAGCGGCGCTGAATGTGTTGCAAACGCCCACCATAAGAAAAGTACTGATCTTCGACTGTGATGTGCATCAAGGGGATGGTACGGCCAAGCTCGCTTCCAATAATAAGCGTGTTTTCACGGTATCCATTCACTCAGAAAAGAACTTTCCCCATCGTAAGCAGGTTTCTGACTTAGACTTTCCTTTGGCGAAGGGAACGACAGATGACGAGTATTTAGCGATAGTGAAACGCGCGTTGAGCCAAGCGTTTACGGAGTTTCAACCCGATGCTGTGATATATGATGCCGGTGTGGATATTCATATTAACGATGATTTGGGACATTTACATATTTCGACTCCCGGTGTGTACGCCCGCGATTGCATGGTGTTTGAAGCGTGTGAGAAATACGGTGTCCCTGTAGCCGCGGTAATAGGAGGCGGATATCAACGAGATATAGATGCTTTGGTGGATGTGCATTTGCAGTTATATAGAGCTGCGGGTGTTGTAGCTTGACCCGAATTACTTGTTATTTTTTTTCAAGCGTCTCTATTTCGCTCCACAGGGCCTCAGCTTCTGCGGTCAACATTGCATAGCTACGTATATCACCTTTGCGCTGGGCTAACATGGCTTGTTCAAGTTTCTGGTCGTATTGTTTTTTCATTTTATTTAACGGAGACGATTTTAAGAAGCCAAACATACATTTTCCTATTGGTTGTGACGAAGACGTTATTCAACACGCCATTAATCAGTGAGTCAAAGTCTTACTGTTGTTATTGTGTTTGGGATCAATTACCTGCCTCTAGTTAGAATGTGGCACCTATCTCAACTCTTTTAATTTTTGGTCGCACCAACTGAACGTGACAGAAGGGCTGATCGTCAACTTAGTCGTCACGTTCGCGATGTTACTCAGCCAATGTTATGGCTATTATTTTGATAGATTGGGCTAAGATCTGATTTTTAATGTAGGGATCTTCAACGACTTTTGCCTGTCGATTACGTTGAATTTTTTTGACGATATCCATTCCTGCAGTCACTCTCCCAAATGCAGCAAAACCTTGACCATCAGGATTCCTAGCGCCGCCATAATCGAGAGAAGACTGCTCCCCAACACAAATGAAAAACTGTTGAGTAGCAGTGTTGGGCCCACCTCTGGCCATCGATAAGGTTCCGTCTTTGTGTTTTATTCCGCTGAGTTTAGTGGTTTCAAGCACGATAGGCGGGAAGTCCTCGAACTGAGGGTTAGTGCGCCCTTGAATAACCGATATTGGTGGTGTGCCTTGGTCGTTATCAGGGCCCACTACGCGGTAAAATTCGCCTCCCGTGAACGCTGATTGTTGAATATATGCAATGAAATTAGCCACAGTAACAGGTGCTTTTTGTGCAAATAGTGCTATTTCAATATTCCCTAAAGCGGTTTGAATGACAGCTTGTTGAGTTGCTTTTTGTGACGTCAGTGGGGTTTGCGCAGATGCAAAAAGTGAATTTGTTAAACTAAGCAACACTAACGAAAGAAGTATAGAGCGAGGGTAGGGAGACATATTGTAAATTCCTTTTTAAATGGGGGTATGTCATTAGAAGGCATCAGTAAGCATTTTTCAATGAAGAGTCGAATTCGAGTATTGTTCAATGGTATGACTTTAGGGGCCGTTTGCTAACTGTACGATTAGTATCGCTGTCGCTTAAGGCTTGTCGGTAACAATGCCGCAGCGATAAGGCATGCTGTGGCATTAGAGTACTGTGAAGTAGCGAAAATCAACTTGTGTTGTTACGGCATAGCTTTCATCGCTTGGTTAAACTTGTGTTGCCCGTTAACAACCCAACTTGGTGTGGCTTCGCCAGCACCAGCGTATCGCAAGCTGGGGTGCTGACTCGTTACCTGTTGTAACACGGATTCTTGCTCAGCGGTGATATCAACGAAAAAGACATGCATGCCTTGCCCAAGGAGTTGCTGGAAACGCTTAAATTGGTAATTAGGTGTTTGAATGCCTATCAAGCCACCTTCCCATGTACAAAACCCTAAAACGACCACCGCACAAAAACCAAACGGGATCCAGCCTACAGCCGTCATATGCCAATTAAATAAATACGCCACTAATAAAATGAGGAATGCGCCGATAATGCCAATAACGGCGCCTAACTGAGTGGAGTGAACGACGTCTTTTTTTAAGACGGATTCTATTGCATGTAAATGGTGTTTTTCTAACTCGGCGTCATTTTCACTGAGTACGTGAAATTGAGGTACCGTCAAGCCGTTGTCTACTAGTTCCCTTTCAACTTGTTCTAAATCTCCTAAATCATCAGTTATGTA encodes:
- a CDS encoding AraC family transcriptional regulator, yielding MTTHHISSEQSAQFIQRCNISQLLSMFDLLPDILFWIKDTHSRLIHANQCFLEHVGIHTLEQALGQTDADFAPRHIAKQFLNDDQRVVKGETVTERLEMNVLESGEVCWFTTSKRPLYDADGTIIGSYGTSRHLEKTSVALNSMDALKTPMSHIRQHYMQNLSMQELASLSHLSISALERRFKKYLGLTPRHYIIQVRLENARRLLVETTLPINVIAAEVGFQDASYFSRKFYQLFETKPSEFRQSYQ
- a CDS encoding sugar phosphate isomerase/epimerase family protein; protein product: MKLANFTSRVALIMSAIVITITLSGCDQVEKQKSAKKASAIEPQVSVQLWSVKDEVKRDFEGTLTILADMGFDGVEFAGDFGKYEQNPKALKAFLDGLGLKVSGAHIPFEKLDEQQFADTVAFYKAIGCDSLIVPYDARAFDAQQVNAVVADLNRLSDKLAPEGIKIGYHNHEKEFDDYQQSTYWDYIAQNTHKNVILQQDVGWTTYAGKDPVEYVKRYPGRTFTTHYKVKLPDDAKGKLPLIGQDTINWPNLIDANMTVGGTHWLVVEQEEYPNDLRPLEAVKISKQGLAEFLDAR
- a CDS encoding phosphoribosyltransferase — encoded protein: MEKTFISEDALIQDAFRLGVEIFNSNYRPDFVVGIWRGGSTVGIYVQECLQYLGVETDHISIRTSYQGQPGYQQMIDSEQGIKVHGLQYLLENLNQDDKLLIVDDVYSSGLSIKAVLDQLSSRAKRNMPKDFKVAVPWFKPANNRTDRVPDYFINTSDKWLILPYEMVGLTHQEIIDNKPGLKAVMDSIVPTP
- a CDS encoding phosphoribosyltransferase produces the protein MSEKIYLSAQDLLIDSFSLGAKVFNDGFKPNYIIAIWRGGTPIGVAVQEILQYYGIESDHIAIRTSSYSGIDGRAKEVRVHGMNYLIKNIRAEDRLLIVDDVFDTGLTIQAVINHLKEKTRLNAPSDIRVAVPYFKPTRNKTDMVPDYYLHATESWLKYPHSLEGLTEEEIAKHRPELYDIIKGAKKP
- a CDS encoding YceH family protein, with the protein product MLVTLTQSQARVIGVLLEKEVTTPEQYPLSLNSVTTACNQKSNREPVMELTELEVQNTLDELHAKNLIFEQSGSRATRYKHRFCNTEFSDLQLTPQQLAIICVMLLRGPQTPGELRTRAQRMAGFTHVDEVEKALNELMDVNGEQLVVRLEREPGKRESRYAQQFYKDTNEVISHEPAIASKSSQPNASNTTVATNDTAQEARICALEDTVTQLRCELEQLKQTLDELTR
- a CDS encoding histone deacetylase family protein — encoded protein: MNESHLLSTPLVFHPIYSQLDLPFKHRFPIEKYQAIYDKLIGLGVPQGQFHQPHALTPSQLNRVYSPDYVNDLTRGMLDPKAMRRIGFPWSEQLIARSLTAVGGTVLTSSLALEHGKALNLTGGYHHAFANFGSGFCLFNDLYLAALNVLQTPTIRKVLIFDCDVHQGDGTAKLASNNKRVFTVSIHSEKNFPHRKQVSDLDFPLAKGTTDDEYLAIVKRALSQAFTEFQPDAVIYDAGVDIHINDDLGHLHISTPGVYARDCMVFEACEKYGVPVAAVIGGGYQRDIDALVDVHLQLYRAAGVVA
- a CDS encoding DUF6435 family protein, producing MFGFLKSSPLNKMKKQYDQKLEQAMLAQRKGDIRSYAMLTAEAEALWSEIETLEKK
- a CDS encoding peptidylprolyl isomerase, which produces MSPYPRSILLSLVLLSLTNSLFASAQTPLTSQKATQQAVIQTALGNIEIALFAQKAPVTVANFIAYIQQSAFTGGEFYRVVGPDNDQGTPPISVIQGRTNPQFEDFPPIVLETTKLSGIKHKDGTLSMARGGPNTATQQFFICVGEQSSLDYGGARNPDGQGFAAFGRVTAGMDIVKKIQRNRQAKVVEDPYIKNQILAQSIKIIAITLAE